The Tautonia plasticadhaerens nucleotide sequence CGGAGCCCGGCCAGGTGCTTGCGGATCGACTCGAAGAACCCCGGGCGGCCCGCCGCGCCGAGGTCGTCGAGCCCCCCCCGGAACAGGTCCTGCTTCGACAGGGGGCCGAGCCAGTAGGCCGCCTCCCCGTCCCAGGCCCCCGACGACCTCAACCCCATCGGCCCCGCCGATCCGGCCGAGGCGTCGACGATCGCCCCACCGTCGACCACGAGCAGCGCCGAGAACGCCGAGCCGATCTCGGCCACGGCGAACGTCGAGCCCGACGGCGCCCGCCCCTCGCCGTCGGCGTCGAGCCTCAGCGCGAGCGCCGCGACGGCCACCTTGTCGGCCGTGCCGCGATCGACCACGCCGATCTTGCGATGATCGGGGATCGTCGGCAGGTGGATCCCCCCCGGCAGGAAGACGACCGGCAGGCCCGACCCGGCCAGCGCGGCCACCCATCGCGAGAACCCGCCGACGCCGAGCGGCCGGCCGAGTTCGTCCTCCCGGACGAGGCCCATCAACCCCAGGTCGGCCCCGGACGCCTCGGACGCCCGGACCATCGGCAGGCCGTAGCCGGAGGGCCCGGCGATCAGGTCGAGCGGCCCCCAGCCCTCCAGGAGTCGGAGCAGTCCCGCGGGGTCGGCGTCGGGAGGCATCCGGGCCTGGTCGGCGACCTCGCCGTCGACCATCAGGAGCAGGTCGAGGCTGCCGGTGCCGGGGTCGGTGCCCACGACTCGGGGCATGGCGGGGCTCGATCGGGGAGTTCGGGCGGATCAGTCGAGCGACTGGCCGAGGGCGTAGACCTGCTCGGCGTCGAGGACCAGGTCGTTGGTCGAGAAGAGTTCCTTGATCGCGCGGGCATGGATCCGCATCTTCGTGCCGCCGACGCCGATCGCGCCCCAGGCCCGCACGCCCCCCCGGTCGGCGTCCCGGTCGTGGACCTCGATCCCCTCGATCCCCAGCGGTGGCACGGCGTTCAGGTCGATCATCGCCCGCAAGGCGGCCAGGCCCGACCGGACCGACCCCGGCAGCAGCGTGACGCCCGTCGACCCGGCGGCGACGACGACCTCGCACCCCTCCAGGCCCGAGGCGAGCGAGGCGGCGTCGGCGGCGGCGAACGGCGAGAGCTCGGTGCCGGTCGCCTCGCCGATCGACCGGGCGACGGCTTCCGCCCGATCGAGGGTCCGGGACGACACGGCCACCGCCGCCCCTTCCCTCGCCAGGAGCCGGGCCACCCGACGACCGACCGGGCCGGTCGCGGCCAGCACGGCCGCCTTCTTGCCCCGGAGCGAGCCGTCGAGCCCCCGCTTGGCGGCCAGCACGGCGGCGGCGGCCGTGGTGTTCGCGCCGTTGGGGTCGAGCAGCACCGAGACCCGGAACGGGCCGAAGAATGCCCCGGTCGCCGCCCGGAGCAGGGCTTCGGCCTTCTCCACGTCGGTGCCGCCGATGAACAGGGCGGTCCGCTTCAGGTCCTCCGGCCCCCGGGTGAAGAGGCCGCCGTACACGAGGTCCCGCACCTGATCGGGGGTCACCCCCCCGTGCCGGAACAGGTGATCGACCCCCGCATCCACGGCGACGACGGCGTCGAAGACGCTGGGCTGCGGGTCGGCGTCGAGCTGGATCAGGATCGTCTTCATCGCGACCCCGGGCAGGGGGACGGCCGGTCGGCCGGCGGGGGAGGACGGCCCTCGCCGGCCGACCGGCGATCGATCGGACGGGCTCCGCTCCGGTCCGGTCCGCCTCGGCTCAGGAGGCGAATGGGTGGCTGGCCGAGTCCTTCTTGGAGACGACCTCGGAGATGGTCGGCTCGCCCTTCAAGGCCCTCTGGATGGAGAGCTTGGTGGCCTCGTAGTTGTACTGGTTGATCTTGGCCTTGTCGGTGGCGGCGGGGTGGATGAACACGCCGCAGACGATGCAGAGATCCTCGGCCTTGTCCTGCGGGATGGTGCCGTCGGCCACGCAGTCGGCCACGGCCTTGGCCACGGCGTACTGGGCCGGACCGAACATCAGGACCGCCTGGTCCAGGCCCTCGATCGTCACCTTGGTGATCAGGACGGTGGCCGGCTTGACCGCCAGGTTCGGCTCCAGCACGGCCAGCAGGCTGGTGTGCCCCTTCGACTGGTTGGCCAGCGCGTTGGCGAACGCCGCGCCCACCGGGCCGGTCTTGGTGCCGATCATCAGGTCGATGTGGGCGACCTCGTTGCCGTCTCCGACGAGGGCCTCTCCGATGAGCAGGGTGTGATCGCTGGCCATGGGGGTCGAACTCCGGGGCTTCTGGCGTTGAGATGCGGGGGGAGTGTCCGGGCGGTCGGGCCCCCCGTTCGGGTCGCCGGCTTCGGCTGGGGGGTCGCTCGGCTGGCATGATAACAAGCCCGGCCCGACCCGCAAGGCCCCGGCGGGGGAGGTGAGCCCGCGCGGGGCCGCAGCGGATCGAGCGCGGGCAGGCCTGTTATCATGCCAGCCGAGCGACCCCCGCCGCTCCTGCCCCGTGGCCCTGCTGACATCCCCGGGGCCCCTCATGGGATGGTCCCCGATCCTCCCGCAACCCGGAGCCATCCCCAGCGTGTCCGCCCCCTTGCTGATCCTCGGCGCCAGCGTCCGGGCCCTGGCGTCCTCGGCCCTCCGAGCCGGGTTCGACCCCGTCGCCGTCGACCTGTTCGCCGATGATGACCTCGCCGCGTCCTGCCCCGCCCGGCGGGTCGACCCGGCCGCCTACCCGGCCGACCTCCCGAGGATCGCCGCCGAATGCCCCCCCGGCCCCTGGATGTACACCGGGGCGCTGGAGAACCACCCGGGGGTGATCGACCGGATCGCCGCCGACCGCCCCCTGTGGGGGGTCGACGGGCCGACGCTCCGACGCGTCCGGGACCCGATCGCCCTGGCCGACGCCCTGCGAAGGGCCCGGCTCCCGGCGCTCGACGTGGCCCTCGACCCCGACGGCCTCCCCCCGGACGGCACCTGGCTGGTCAAGCCGATCCGGTCGGCCGCCGGGGCGGGAATCCGGCCGTTCCTGGGGAGCGAGCGGGGGCCGACGGGCTCGGCCTACTTCCAGCGATTCCAGCCCGGGAAGAGCGGCTCGGCCCTCTTCGTGGGAGAGAACGGATCGGCCCGGCTGGTCGGGGTGACCCGGCAGCGGATCGGTCGGGTCGGCTCCCCGTTCGGCTACCTCGGCAGCGAGGGGCCGATCTGGCCCCCGGTCGCGATGCGAGCGCAGCTCGGCCGGACGGGCTCGACCCTGGCCGAGGCGTTCGGGCTCCGGGGCCTCTTCGGCGTGGACTTCGTGGCCGACGGCGGGATCGCCTGGCCGACGGAGGTCAACCCGAGGTACACGGCCTCGGTCGAGGTGATCGAGTACGCGACCGGCCTCGCCTTGCTCCGGGAGCACGCCCGGGCCTTCGGCGCCGGGGTCGAGGGGCACGGAACTTGCCTCGATTCCGACCGCCGGTTCGCCTGCAAGGTCGTCGTCTTCGCGGACCGGGACGGGACCGTCCCGGCCTCGCACCGCTGGCCGAGGTTCGATCCCACGTCGCCAGAACCGCCGCCGGTCGCCGACCTGCCGGCCCCCGGCTCCTCCTTCCGGGCCGGACAGCCGGTGCTGACGCTCCTGGAGCGTGCCGAGGATGCCCGGGACTGTCGTCGGAGGATCGCACGGAGGCTGCGAGGGTGGCGGGAAATCCTCGCCGGGTGGTCGACCCTCGACGACTGACCACCCCTCCGGCGAGAACCAACCGGGTCGGCCGTCGTATTAGGAGTAAGGACGACGCTCGTCGATCGAATTCCCTCATGGGGCTTCCCTACCTGGAGCAAGGGTTACCGTCATGTTCCTCCCGTTCGACCCGATCTATCTGCTGATCGTGGGACCGGCGATGCTGCTGGCCCTCTGGGCGCAGGCCAGGGTGAAGTCGGCCTACGCCGAAGCCTCCCAGTATCGTTCCGCCTCGGGAGCGACCGGGGCCCAGGCGGCGGCCGAGGTGATGCGTTCCGAGGGCCTGAACCGCGTCGAGATCGAGCCGGTGCAGGGCTACCTGAGCGACCACTACGACCCCCGACACAAGGTGTTGCGCCTCTCCCCCGGCGTCTACGGCGAGCGGTCGCTGGCCGCACTGGGGATCGCCGCCCACGAGGCCGGCCATGCGCTCCAGGACGCCCACGGCTACGGCCCGCTGGCGATCCGGAACCTGCTGGTCCCGGTCGCAGGGTTCGGCTCCAGCGCCGCGTTCATCGTCTTCTTCGTCGGGCTGCTGTTCTCCTGGACGGGCCTGGTCCTGGCCGGGATCGTCCTATTCTCGGGGGTCGTGGCCTTCCAGCTCGTGAACCTGCCGGTCGAGTTCGACGCCAGCCGAAGGGCCCGTGTGCACCTGCTCTCGACCGGGCTGATCACCCGGGAGGAGGAGCCGATGGTCGCCAAGGTCCTGAACGCGGCGGCCTGGACCTACGTCGCGGCCACCCTCTCCAGCGTCCTGACCCTGCTCTACTTCCTCTTCCGCTCCGGCCTGCTCGGGGGCGGCAACCGGGAGTGACCCGACGAGGGTATGAACGACCCCGGAAGGCAAGACGGACGACGACGGCCCGACACCCCCCATGGAGGTGTCGGACTGTTTCGCTCCGCGCTCTCTCTGTCGGCTCCCGGGCGGCTCAGACGAGCTTGACCAGCACAAACGTGATGTCGTCGTCCTGGTGCCCGTCGCCCCGGTAGTCGAGCAGGGCGGCGGTGATCGCGTCGGCGATCTGCTGGGAGGGGGCGTCTCGGTGGTCGCGGATGACCTCCCGGAGCCGATCCTTGCCGAACTCGACCCCGTCGGGGGAGCGCGTCTCCCAGATGCCGTCGGTGCCGACCAGCAGGGAGGGCGTCTCGTTTGTAGGTGGAATCAGTTCGGTGTGGGGCACCAGAAGGCGTCCCACTGCCGATCTCCGCTCTTGAACAACGCCCGCAAGTGGCTCAGGGCGTCGGCCCCGTCGGCGCCCCACCTCATCCCCGAGCCCTTCATCCGCTGCCCGATGACCGTCTTGCACGCCGCCTCCACCGGCCCCGAGCCGATCGCCCAACCCTTGGCCACGTAGCCCGGGTAGTCCATGCGGTGCGCCTGGTTGGTGAAGTACCGCACCACCTCCGCTCGTGCTTCCTTCGCCGCGTGGCCGCGCACCTCCAGGCCTCGCAACGCCTCGAGTACGGTCGGGCCGCCCTCGTATTTCAGCCGGTGGCACCAGTCGCCCAGCCAGCCCTCCCGCGCTTCGTCGTCGCCCGGGAACAGGGCGCGGGCCAGGCCCCCCAGGTATTCGGCGGCGTGGTAGAAGTCGAGGATCACCGCCTCGACCCTCCCGAAGTTGGCACGCGCCCAGCCCTCCAGCCCGCTGCCCCCGTCGGTCAGCGCGATCCACCGCTCGGCCCGGTCCATCCCCACCTGCGCCGCCTGCCGCCGGAGCGGCTCGCCCAGGGGGGCCACGCCGCACAGCCCCGCCACGTAGCGGGCCCGGAACCGGGGCGGCGGGCCGTCGGGCCGCGCCCGGCGGGCGGACACCTCGGGGACCGGGTTGTAGACCATCGCCACGGTGG carries:
- a CDS encoding DUF1464 family protein; its protein translation is MPRVVGTDPGTGSLDLLLMVDGEVADQARMPPDADPAGLLRLLEGWGPLDLIAGPSGYGLPMVRASEASGADLGLMGLVREDELGRPLGVGGFSRWVAALAGSGLPVVFLPGGIHLPTIPDHRKIGVVDRGTADKVAVAALALRLDADGEGRAPSGSTFAVAEIGSAFSALLVVDGGAIVDASAGSAGPMGLRSSGAWDGEAAYWLGPLSKQDLFRGGLDDLGAAGRPGFFESIRKHLAGLRELTPFDRIYLSGSASSRADLAPGLVDTLGRFGRAVPLGNLPGAWVKQAAQGSALLADGLAGGRNADLVDSLRLREASGSVLDGLAPFVRARSGAGTPPA
- a CDS encoding NAD(P)-dependent methylenetetrahydromethanopterin dehydrogenase, with the translated sequence MKTILIQLDADPQPSVFDAVVAVDAGVDHLFRHGGVTPDQVRDLVYGGLFTRGPEDLKRTALFIGGTDVEKAEALLRAATGAFFGPFRVSVLLDPNGANTTAAAAVLAAKRGLDGSLRGKKAAVLAATGPVGRRVARLLAREGAAVAVSSRTLDRAEAVARSIGEATGTELSPFAAADAASLASGLEGCEVVVAAGSTGVTLLPGSVRSGLAALRAMIDLNAVPPLGIEGIEVHDRDADRGGVRAWGAIGVGGTKMRIHARAIKELFSTNDLVLDAEQVYALGQSLD
- the fae gene encoding formaldehyde-activating enzyme; translated protein: MASDHTLLIGEALVGDGNEVAHIDLMIGTKTGPVGAAFANALANQSKGHTSLLAVLEPNLAVKPATVLITKVTIEGLDQAVLMFGPAQYAVAKAVADCVADGTIPQDKAEDLCIVCGVFIHPAATDKAKINQYNYEATKLSIQRALKGEPTISEVVSKKDSASHPFAS
- a CDS encoding ATP-grasp domain-containing protein, encoding MSAPLLILGASVRALASSALRAGFDPVAVDLFADDDLAASCPARRVDPAAYPADLPRIAAECPPGPWMYTGALENHPGVIDRIAADRPLWGVDGPTLRRVRDPIALADALRRARLPALDVALDPDGLPPDGTWLVKPIRSAAGAGIRPFLGSERGPTGSAYFQRFQPGKSGSALFVGENGSARLVGVTRQRIGRVGSPFGYLGSEGPIWPPVAMRAQLGRTGSTLAEAFGLRGLFGVDFVADGGIAWPTEVNPRYTASVEVIEYATGLALLREHARAFGAGVEGHGTCLDSDRRFACKVVVFADRDGTVPASHRWPRFDPTSPEPPPVADLPAPGSSFRAGQPVLTLLERAEDARDCRRRIARRLRGWREILAGWSTLDD
- a CDS encoding zinc metallopeptidase, with translation MFLPFDPIYLLIVGPAMLLALWAQARVKSAYAEASQYRSASGATGAQAAAEVMRSEGLNRVEIEPVQGYLSDHYDPRHKVLRLSPGVYGERSLAALGIAAHEAGHALQDAHGYGPLAIRNLLVPVAGFGSSAAFIVFFVGLLFSWTGLVLAGIVLFSGVVAFQLVNLPVEFDASRRARVHLLSTGLITREEEPMVAKVLNAAAWTYVAATLSSVLTLLYFLFRSGLLGGGNRE
- a CDS encoding PP2C family protein-serine/threonine phosphatase — its product is MPHTELIPPTNETPSLLVGTDGIWETRSPDGVEFGKDRLREVIRDHRDAPSQQIADAITAALLDYRGDGHQDDDITFVLVKLV
- a CDS encoding ISKra4 family transposase, which produces MGHRPRRVVSLLGAVRVTRAYYHCPHCHGGFAPGDAVMRVPEAALTPAAYEVACLAGALSAFAEAAEVTLPKMAGLRLAESTVERAAEAAGAEVGRRLAAGEVFGGARAWHWHKDAEGKTCAYVAADATGVGQQGEGGSSAEGRMATVAMVYNPVPEVSARRARPDGPPPRFRARYVAGLCGVAPLGEPLRRQAAQVGMDRAERWIALTDGGSGLEGWARANFGRVEAVILDFYHAAEYLGGLARALFPGDDEAREGWLGDWCHRLKYEGGPTVLEALRGLEVRGHAAKEARAEVVRYFTNQAHRMDYPGYVAKGWAIGSGPVEAACKTVIGQRMKGSGMRWGADGADALSHLRALFKSGDRQWDAFWCPTPN